AGTTGTCCTCCAATTAAGTAGGAATGTTTTCATGATTTATCCTCACTATTAGACTACCGACTTACCATTGAGTATTCATGACGAACCATTCTTTTGGGAAAGCCTATCAAGATGAATTATTTTCCTCCTAAATTTGAGATCTAAAgagctcttttaaaaaaaaaaacatactaaATAATAAAGACAAGATTCCCTTATTGGAATCGCTGTGTAATCATAAGAGAGCTTTAAAatattgattgtggactaatcaaTTGTTGTATAACCATCATTCATGCAGTCAAACATTTGTTTTTTCACGCAGTTCTATTTCACTTGGAAGGAGGTGAGTAGATTAGAGCGCATGGTAATATTGAATTCTTCTGGCTTCAGTCCACAGATCTGTTTGATTCCGATCTTGTTTTCCTATTACCTGACAAGATCTGGACCCAGTACAAGATCAGTTTGTACACAATTTTGCAATCTTCGGCTTGTTTATTATACTAATATCTCAGGAGAATCTCTCAACCCTAACCCTACTTAATGCCTGCTCAGATCTAACCTCGGATATATCCCTTGTGCAGCAAATCTCCTGCCAGACTCGGCTTGAAACCCAACAACCCTAATGGCCAATTTTCCCCATACAATGACTTTCCACCCAAATAATGAATTTGACCTTGCGAATTTCAGTTCTATCTCATTTCAACCCTAATGGTTTTTTTGGGTGGGTTTTGTTTTATCTGAATTGAATTTGAATCTATATTGTGCAGGGAAAGCGTTCAATAACAGACCAACTGGAGGAAGCCGCTAATTACACTCGTAATCTAGAGCAGCAGATCAAAGATTTAAGAAAGGAAAGAGAGAAGAAGAACACTCGTGAAGCATGCTTTAAGGGTGTTGAAATATCCAGGCCTGTTGAATTCCATGAATCAGATGAGGGCTTCCCATCAGTTAAGATAATCTCACTCGGTTCAACTGCATTTCAGGTACATATAAACTTGACCCAGAATCAGATTGCCTTGTCCGATATTCTTCTGGTGTTGGAAGAATATGGAGTTGAAGTTGTGAATGCTGCTTCGTCTGTAACCAATGAAAAAGTCTTCCATACCCTATACGCCAAGGTACTTTCCTAACAAATTCTTACAGTATGTATGCTTCATTCTCTTCAGAACTCTGAGgtgcattttattttaatttcacaGGTACCAGACAATAGCATTACTAATATAGAGCCACTATATGTTAAACTTCAGCATTTGATCAGGAAAGCTTAAAGCAAGATGTTTACGTTGTTCAATCATAAATGAATCTTTGCTTTCTCTATTGTTAGTAGTTGACATCTGTAGGTATAAAAACCCTTGGAAGTGGATATCGTAGAGGGGGGATTTCAATTGAAATCATTAATAAGATGAAGTGTATGTACTTACCTATTAATATTTTCTGTATTGTTTGCCAATAAGTAAGAGCAAACATGTATTATTATGCGTACGGTTTCTTTAATGAATGCGGACAATATATATTATAATGTTTATGGTTTCTCTAATCAATCAGTCTGCGATAGATTCAcagttttttttttcattcaacAAAGTATACTACCAATTTGTTTAATAGATAATGAGTAGTTCACAATTAATTgtgagaaaaagaaagataaagtaTCAGATCAGCAACAGTATTGTTGATAATAGAAACAACAAACATAAACAACAGCTGTTCAAAAGAATCTAAAACATATTCTAAGAGCTGCAACAAaagatacaacacaacaatagtTGTACTCTAAACCTTTACAACATACTTATCAAGCCATGTGACTACAGGTAACATGAGAATAAACAAAACATTCGCTGTCAATAGGT
The nucleotide sequence above comes from Cryptomeria japonica chromosome 11, Sugi_1.0, whole genome shotgun sequence. Encoded proteins:
- the LOC131047083 gene encoding transcription factor bHLH162-like is translated as MGPLQSYAYSSGHWDRVKPVVLIADGCAPHAGGVIGGKRSITDQLEEAANYTRNLEQQIKDLRKEREKKNTREACFKGVEISRPVEFHESDEGFPSVKIISLGSTAFQVHINLTQNQIALSDILLVLEEYGVEVVNAASSVTNEKVFHTLYAKVPDNSITNIEPLYVKLQHLIRKA